The DNA segment CCACCTTTCACACTTGGCTGAAGGAAGCCTTCTCCACCCTTGGGGCCCTGCTCAGCTGGAGCCTAGAAGTGCATTATGCTCTGAGGGGGCAACCGGGGGTGATGAGAAACCAGAGGTAACCCTGCAAACTGGAACAGGAGCTCCCTGTGTTCCTGCGTGGCTTTGACCAACCGAGCACCCAAGCACTGCGTGGGCAGTGGAGGCTGACTCCCTGTATGCTCCATCCTTTGCTAATGGGGTAACATGGCGAATCTTGTATGGCTGCTAGCTGTTCCACTTCAAAGGGCCTTAGTGTCTAGGCTCCCTTTCAAGCATTTTCTGATCAAGAGCGGATCTCAGGTCCAGGCTTGGCAGCATACTGCTTGGGAAGGAAAGTGATATTTTGTTACTTCACATGCTGCATCTCTCACATCCTTTCCTAGCCATGCTGTTGCTCTGACCCGTGATTCTGAGCGCCTGGGAGAGATAAAGAAGAGGATCAATGTCTTGCCTTTGGGAAGGTAAGGTCTACTGTTTGTGTAATCACTGGGGCCTTGCTTTGCTCTGCAAAGTCTTCAGAGGTGCCTTCCCTGCTTCCTAAAGCTCAGTTTTGGTTGTAATATGCAGGGTATCTTGTGTGACTTGTGTTTCTTTCTCCCCTGGCAGCGGTGCTCTGGCTGGCAACCCACTGGAAattgatagagagcttctgcgtAGTGGTAAATGTCTCCCTATAATTGAGTGGCACAGGGTTACTTGTAATACCTAGGAGGGAGGGAAGCATTGATATATGGGTCCCACAGGCACCGTAACGCACTGTCCTGGAGCCAAAGCCTTTCTTTCATAAGGCTTTTCACTGCAATGAGACAGGCAATGCCTGTGAAGTTGGAGCAAAAAGAGCCACCTCTGCTGCACACTGACTGCCTGGGGCTAATAATAAAGACACCAGTCAGTATAACACTTAAACATGTTTGTTTTCCTGGGACTACGCAAGGGTTCACAGTCACCTGCATGCTTGGGTAGCCTGATGCATTCAAGCTCCAGACATGCCAAGCCTGACCCCCTCTGTCCGTCACCTTCCTTACAGAGCTGGACTTTGCTTCCATCAGCCTGAACAGCATGGATGCCGTTAGCGAGAGAGACTTTGTGGGTAAGCACAACCCAATCACATCTTCCCACCGCTATTTTAGAAACAGGCCTCTGAGACCTTCCCAGTTAACCTCCTTTAACAAGGGGAATGAAATCCCTCACTAGGAAGTAACTCCAAAGCTCCAGTCAGGGCTCCCTGGGTTGTCAAGCAAACAAGCACCTTTTTCACTGCCTGACTTCCTGCCTTCTCTGCAGTGGAATTCCTCTCTGTTGCCACCCTGCTGATGATCCACCTTAGCAAGATGGCTGAAGATCTCATCATCTACAGCACCAGCGAGTTTGGCTTTCTAACCCTCTCTGATACCTACTGGTAGGTCTCTGGTCTCTGGGGAGTAATTATTCTCAGCTATCCTGTCCTGAGAGACTGAGACAGTGGTTGGGGTCTCCCTGCTGCACAAGGCTGCCACAGCCTTAAACAGCTGGCAGAAAGGCAGCCATAGGGCGAATATTCCCCAGTAACGATCACTTATTTCTGATTCTGGTAACTCAACCAAGGCTGCTTTCAGCACACACGCCTCCCCAGCAACTGCTGGCAGAGAGAACTTCCTCCTCTGCTGGGAttgcctgccaaagcccttccTTGACTAGCTGGGTTTGCAGTCCTAACACAGTTCCTGTTTCTCAGGGTGGCACAACCACAGCCCTCCCACCCTCTCTGAGTTCACAGCAACACTTAGGCTGGCCTGCTGACACCACCTCTGGAGGGCTTGGGGGCAAGGCTCCTTTTTGCTTCCTCTTTGAGAGGTGGGACTGCATGGTAGCTCCAGACAAGACTGCAAAACCAAAGGCTTTGCTGTGGGAAACCTGAGAAACTCAGTTAGTGCACTGCTTTCCCACACCCTAGAAAAGCGTCCAGGGAAGGGGACCTACGTGTCGCTTTTGGAGGGCTGGGCCAGTATGCCACAGGACCTGTCTTAGCCTCTGTCTGTAGGGACTGGGGTCTTGCTCACTGTTACACTGCACACACTTTTCTTtcagcactggcagcagcatgATGCCTCAGAAGAAGAACCCCGACAGTCTGGAACTGATCCGCAGCAAAGCTGGACGAGTGTTTGGACGGGTGAGCCTGCTAAAGAATGAAGTGGGATGGGGAAACTGCTCATACCAGGGCTGAAGAATCTTCCTTCTTCTTGCCTCTGTGTGAAGAAATGTGCCCAGTCTAGGCTCTTAACCTCTGCTGGGGCAATGTGCTTCTCTTCTTACAACTCACTGCCTCACCTGTTTCTCTCTGCAGTTGGCTGCTATTCTCATGGTTCTCAAAGGACTTCCAAGCACCTACAACAAGGATCTGCAGGTAAAACAGATATTAGTTTTCGCACCATCCCTCTGAGCAGACATGGCTGTCTTCTGCTCCTGAGCAGTCTTGCCACTACATTTCCCTGCACAGACCCAGCTTGTGTGCAGGATGCTGAGAAAGGGGCTGAGGCACGGCACGCTGCAGTGGACAGCCTGGCCCCTAGCACGAGCCCCTGGGATGACATGCCTGCTCTGCTGGCTAGGCTGCTCAGGCTCTTGGGTGTTTGGACTGCCTCAGGTTGACTTACAGCAATTTCCATCCCTGTTCTAACGCAGGAGGACAAGGAGGCCGTCTTTGATGTTGTGGACACCTTGAATGCTGTGCTCCAGGTTGCCACTGGAGTGATTTCTACCCTCCAGGTAAGGCTTCAGCCTCTCACTACTGAACATGGCTGGGGCACACATTCTGGGAGTAACACAGGTAAAAGAGCTCTAGACTGGTCCTAAGATGAAGGCTCCTCAATGCCTCACCCATACTGCTCACTATGGCCCCCACTGTCAGCTGCTCAGGGGGTCAGAGGGTCCTTTTAGAGCCAGGTCCCTTCCAGATGAAGTCCCCTCACCGTGACCACTAATATGTTCCTGTGGAGGAGCTGATAATAATGTCACCCTCTGACTCTGTTGCAGATCAACAAGGAGAACATGGAGAAGGCACTGAGCCCTGAGATCCTGTCATCTGACCTGGCTCTCTACTTGGTTCATAAAGGAGTAAGTATCAGAGGTAGACTTGGAGCTGCGATTTCTTTGGATGCAGAATACTGCTCAGTGAGGGCCTGAGATGAGGCCTTCTGTTCTGTCCCCAGGTGATGATCAGTCTGGGTCAACAAACACGAAAGCTGGAAACCCATTCTTTACATGTATCCCAAGTAGTGGAACTGCTGCCGGGTGGACTTGATAGTAATTTACAGGTGGAGTTTTACCTCCTAACTCCTCCCCTCTTCACACCCCAGAAAACCCGGATTCAGATTGCATTGCCCTAAGTGAAATCAAGCCAACCAAAAAAGACAGCACAtccaatttttcctttgaaatacacCCCAGTTGCCTGGTCATTGACTGTGGCCTCTGCTTCTCACTGCAGATGCCATTCAGACAAGCCCACACTGCCTCTGGGAAGGCCGTCCACCTTGCCGAGTCTAAAGGCATCACCATCAATAATCTCAGCCTGGATGACCTGAAGAGCATCAGGTTTGTATCACTATTATTTTGCCATGACTCCCCTCAACAGGCACATATCAGCCTCCCTGCATACGGGCCTCCTCATAGTGCCCTTCCCCAAAATGCCTGGGCCAGACAGCACCCCAAAGTCCTCCTGGCCTGAGTATCAATGCTGCTACTGCTGGGCCTGAAAATACCAAAGGGGGACAACATCAGTACTGTTCAGCTCCAGCGGGGCACGGGCAGCACCTCttgggagggactgggagaaACTCATGCCCTGACTTGGAGGCAGCTGCCCTCTGAAGAGTTTGGCTCCAAACTTCCCCAGTCTCTCCTTGGAGCTGACTCTTTGGTCTGCCACAAGCAGCCACTGTCAGGCACTAGAAGGACAGAAGCAGGGCTTCAGGAGGTCTTTCCCCCTGGAAAAAGGCTCCGTCTCCACTCCCTCGCCCTCTCTGCAGGCAGTGGGCATGTAAAGCCAGCCAACAGCACCCAGCGCTCTCCACTGACCCCTCTTCTCTTTGCCTCCCCAGCCCGCTGTTCGGCAGTGACGTCTCCCAGGTCTTCAACGTTGTCAACAGCGTGGAGCAGTACACAGCCATGGGTGGTACTGCCAAGAGCAGCGTGACTGCCCAGAtcgagcagctgagggagctgctgaAGAAGCTGAAGGAACAAGCTTAGAGTGTGGGGAGATATCCCGTGGATGCAGCATTGTGCCTATCACACTAATCTGAAGTTAATAAACACTGTGGTGTATGTAGTTCACTGAAACTCCAGTCTTGCACCTTTCTTCTTGGGTCGAGACTGAGCTGGGCTTCCTTAGCCCTCATGAGGCTTGGGGAAATATTCACTGGTGTGAAAGAAGAGGGTCTCTCCCTTCCCTGGCAGTGGAGCTGTGTTATGGGGTGTTCAAGCTCTGGGGGGCTGGTAGGTAGAGAGCAGCAAGAGTGTCTGTCTACAGCAAGAGACCTGAAAATGTATCTCTTGGAGGGGAGGGTGATGGACTCGGGAAAGTGATGTCCATTTGTACTTGGCAAtgatgaggccacacctcaaatactgtgttcagttttgggcccctcactacaggaaagacattgaatTCCTGGAGCACATCCAAAGGAGaacaatgaagctggtgaagggtctagagcacaagtcttttgaggagtggctgagggaactggggttgttaagtctggagaaaaggaggctgaggggagaccttattgctccctacaactacctgaaaggaggttgtagtgatgtgggggtcagtctcttttcccctagtaacaagtgataggacaagaggaaatggcctcaagttgcaccaggtaaggtttagattggatattaggaaaaattccttcactgaaatggttgtcaagcattggaacaggctgcccagagaagcagttgagtcaccatccctggaggtatttgaaagatgtgtagacgtggcgcttagggacacggtttattggtggacttggcagtgttaggtttacagttggactcgatgatcttgagggtcttttccaatctaaattattctatgattctatgcagcACAAGGCTGAATCCAGCAGTGCCAGAGCAGGCTACACAATGTGCTGAGGGAGGTTTGTGGGTGTGTGCAAAGTGCACCTGGTACTGCATCTGTAATACATGCTGCATCTCCAGCTATCACTGTTCTCCTCACAGGAGTatgcttgcctgcctgccttctggCAGGGACATTAAGTGGCCAGAAGAAGTCTCTTCACCACCTGGCACTGAAACTTGCATAGTCTTAGGCAGGACTTGGTCAGCAAGTCAACCCACAGGTCATCCCAGCCCATCACAAAACCACTTTGGCTCTGGTTTACACTGAGGCACAGGGTTGCACGGTCCCAGGACAAGCTCTTTCCTCTGTGACCCAGGCCAAGCTAGCTGGGGTAGAATGCTTGAAAAAGAGACTGGCATGGCTGTCTGCCTCTTACAAATCTTGCACTATCTTCCTTCTGTCCTTACAAAAATATAATCAGAACGAAGACC comes from the Accipiter gentilis chromosome 6, bAccGen1.1, whole genome shotgun sequence genome and includes:
- the LOC126039125 gene encoding argininosuccinate lyase-like — its product is MMPQKKNPDSLELIRSKAGRVFGRLAAILMVLKGLPSTYNKDLQEDKEAVFDVVDTLNAVLQVATGVISTLQINKENMEKALSPEILSSDLALYLVHKGMPFRQAHTASGKAVHLAESKGITINNLSLDDLKSISPLFGSDVSQVFNVVNSVEQYTAMGGTAKSSVTAQIEQLRELLKKLKEQA